One Dysidea avara chromosome 7, odDysAvar1.4, whole genome shotgun sequence genomic region harbors:
- the LOC136262614 gene encoding uncharacterized protein, which produces MYASVSWHFVLVILVLHSDSTSALRRSNFAVQPHPIQFNEEPEDWTVSVGSSVSLTCNTSVVQIVGYLDEERTPSPQIEWIHNNVTISSGGHYTINNSTMGTSILTITNVTLVEQGDYHCLVNDWKNEDGGWWTSTRSRSGHIKALVVSSDSVTVYEHDNIILSCMGPTLSVPSDGVVWMKDGVMISEQVTDVKDNLMLMGVSKDHDGHYQCYDHVGNLLSSCHVVVNSTKIYEEILLNMDYVDDQFVRITSNQFGCPTEVDNQSVPLHCNATGYQEMIWYKNGQLLDVNSTDIVFNQTTSSWTITKNNPCDLLGVYQCFVINEVGTVHVSTRVLPLGWPNHPGRPELLAHSSFSNGFNIVIKLHPPDYMGGITEEQWRYDVYLADSGLNFGGDFLDTAIPSNPIINITLEKNVQIFVGVGSLLNTFYVTTQLALQYNPILSLADINALPTGSPFLLLRTFCELIDYPPPIVEETCHYNDTGDFVTHNISWRVEGSVLNYVFADNIVYWLLSGGCHYPNGSVVAITGSLTYGNYLSHQLPVNTTCNISISYPIVCPSKPYPTSFNVPCNYTTNDFPTIVNHPPNGSEDHRCVSCVFVVFGTIIGVALVTIVLCLVLLLLLLSKWRKVNSSDKHVEYTTMKQ; this is translated from the exons ATGTATGCGAGTGTGAGCTGGCATTTTGTATTGGTGATCTTGGTGCTTCACAGCGACTCTACATCTGCTTTAA GGCGAAGTAACTTTGCTGTCCAGCCCCATCCAATTCAGTTTAATGAGGAACCTGAGGATTGGACAGTATCAGTAGGGAGCAGTGTCAGTCTAACATGTAACACATCAGTGGTACAAATAGTTGGTTATCTTGATGAGGAGAGAACTCCATCACCACAAATTGAATGGATTCACAACAATGTTACTATCAGTTCTGGTGGTCACTATACTATTAACAATTCTACTATGGGTACCAGTATTCTGACTATCACTAATGTGACACTAGTGGAGCAAGGAGACTACCATTGTTTGGTGAATGACTGGAAGAATGAAGATGGTGGATGGTGGACTAGTACAAGGAGTAGGTCAGGTCACATTAAAG CATTGGTTGTCAGTAGTGATTCAGTGACAGTATATGAACATGATAACATTATACTATCATGTATGGGGCCAACACTAAGTGTTCCCAGTGATGGTGTAGTTTGGATGAAGGATGGAGTGATGATCAGTGAACAAGTAACAGATGTGAAGGATAACTTGATGCTGATGGGGGTCAGTAAGGACCATGATGGACATTATCAGTGTTATGATCATGTTGGAAATCTGTTATCATCCTGTCATGTAGTTGTGAACTCTACAAAGATTTACGAAG AAATACTACTTAATATGGATTATGTGGATGACCAGTTTGTGAGGATAACGTCTAACCAGTTTGGTTGTCCAACTGAAGTTGATAATCAATCTGTTCCACTTCATTGTAATGCCACTGGTTATCAGGAGATGATCTGGTACAAAAATGGACAATTATTAGATGTCAATAGCACAGACATTGTGTTCAACCAGACCACTAGTAGTTGGACTATAACAAAGAACAATCCTTGTGATCTGCTGGGAGTGTATCAGTGTTTTGTTATTAATGAAGTTGGGACTGTCCATGTCTCTACTAGGGTACTACCATTAG GTTGGCCTAATCATCCGGGAAGACCTGAGCTGTTAGCCCACAGCAGTTTTAGTAATGGGTTCAatatagtaataaaattacACCCTCCAGATTATATGGGTGGAATAACAGAAGAACAATGGCGGTATGATGTTTACTTGGCTGATTCTGGCCTTAATTTTGGTGGAGATTTCCTGGACACTGCTATTCCATCTAACCCCATTATCAACATCACGCTTGAAAAAAATGTGCAGATTTTTGTAGGAGTAGGATCACTCTTGAACACGTTCTATGTAACCACACAGTTAGCACTTCAATACAATCCAATCTTATCATTGGCAGATATAAATGCTCTACCAACAGGTTCTCCATTTCTGCTTCTTAGAACTTTTTGTGAACTAATAG ATTATCCTCCACCAATAGTAGAGGAGACTTGTCACTATAATGACACAGGTGATTTTGTGACACACAACATCTCATGGCGTGTAGAGGGTAGTGTCCTCAACTATGTGTTTGCTgacaacattgtttactggcTGTTAAGTGGAGGATGTCACTACCCCAATGGTTCAGTTGTAGCCATCACTG GATCACTGACATATGGGAACTATTTGTCTCATCAGTTACCAGTTAATACAACATGTAACATCTCTATTAGTTACCCAATTGTTTGTCCGTCAAAACCATATCCTACATCATTCAATGTGCCTTGTAATTACACTACCAATG ATTTCCCTACCATTGTAAACCATCCTCCTAATGGCAGTGAAGATCACAGATGTGTATCTTGTGTCTTTGTTGTCTTTG GTACCATTATTGGTGTTGCACTTGTGACAATTGTTCTCTGTTTGGTGTTGTTGCTTCTCTTACTCAGTAAATGGAGGAAAGTGAACAGCAGTGACAAACATGTAGAGTATACCACCATGAAGCAATGA
- the LOC136262616 gene encoding uncharacterized protein, whose amino-acid sequence MEHKVEKFQLSPSFTASTLPEDVASWPSYKLNKPTIMLNKISSQLELLNKDTKPQNDKVSLDLSPDGGKLSITINETRLNVTKNSCDITIGNFSIKLNSHLNRTPYPLSVIQSSTVAAVSLLLDNPLHIISTGDYPYVTAALSLIERVLNEDAYLVAWSSNSQGDQTEFFNADQNNFYLAVDADNNIVALPGDVSDEGYIYRFKQEDIDGVQDLRYYVESDGKKYYMMVQPNEDITTLPAEDLVLGSTIDTQCRFRLVV is encoded by the exons ATGGAACACAAAGTGGAAAAGTTTCAGCTCAGTCCTTCCTTCACTGCTTCAACACTACCAGAAGATGTCGCCTCCTGGCCTTCTTATAAACTCAACAAGCCTACTATTATGTTGAACAAAATTTCAAGTCAGTTGGAACTACTCAATAAGGACACCAAACCACAAAATGATAAGGTATCATTAGACCTCTCTCCAGATGGAGGTAAACTTAGCATCACCATTAATGAAACAAGACTTAATGTCACTAAAAACTCTTGTGACATTACTATTGGAAATTTCTCCATAAAACTCAACAGCCACCTTAACAGGacaccatatccattgagtgtAATACAATCATCCACAGTGGCTGCAGTCAGTCTATTACTTGATAATCCACTTCACATCATATCAACAGGAGACTATCCATATGTCACAGCTGCTCTATCACTTA TTGAAAGAGTACTCAATGAAGATGCATATCTCGTTGCATGGAGTTCTAACAGTCAAGGGGACCAGACTGAGTTCTTTAATGCagatcaaaacaatttttacCTTGCTGTTGATGCGGACAATAACATTGTAGCATTACCAGGGGACGTGTCTGATGAG GGATACATATATAGATTCAAACAAGAGGATATTGATGGTGTACAAGATTTACGGTACTATGTGGAGTCTGATGGGAAGAAGTACTACATGATGGTTCAACCAAATGAAGACATAACTACTCTACCTGCTGAAGATCTTGTACTTGGATCAACAATTGACACCCAGTGTAGATTCAGACTTGTGGTGTAA